The genomic DNA ATAAACCTTTTTCCCATTTAACTAACTCAGAGCTTTCCGTAAAACGATCAATACAAACAACTaaacttgaaagaaaacacagaatgactcttttgcatattttgaggaCGCAAATCGACACAATTGAAGCTTTAGAACCAACTTAAAACTAGGGGTCTAGTATCCCAAATTCTGGACAAGTTTCCCAATTCTGTTAGTCTATATTTTGGAATAATGGAATAGTAAGAGACATTCACCCTCAGCTTAagttattttgatcaaagtgaAAGGAAAAATCCATAAATGAATGTAGAACTGATTGCAAAATAGCCGGTAGCTGCATTTGCAAAGATGAAAGACATCCTGCCTTTCCCTCTGCCTGACTTTTCCATTATTCCTTTATTTTTCATAACATATACATGCTGAACGATTTCAAAAGTCATATGTGTAGGAAAAAACAATTTCGAAGGAAATAATTCATATCAACTTGCTATGAAATGGGACAAATATTAAGAAAGGTACCTCTTAGGTACATTTTGTTATTCTGGAGGTAGGGGTGAAAGACAAGCAGAGCTTGAAAAGCGACAGAAAGGCAGAGCATGAATCTAGCATGGACACATGGCACTCTGACTTTGGGTATTGAGTGAAGACAAACAAGACagcaaacttctttttttcataatttcGAATGGATTATGCTGCACttaaaaacacacacacacttttTAATTTGCAGTTCTGACACCGCACTATTGTTCTGGCTtaatatcaaaatattggtGGCTCAAACAAACTGGTAGATTGGATTAGATGACCACTTCAATCAATGCATGCTTGATGGGGTTGACACGGCAGTTTGTCTATTGTTAAGCTCCAAAAGTCGAGGCCCATTATTTGATTTCCacttcacttgacaagccccaAACAAATCTGTATTTGGCCGAGTTTTAAGTAGGTGATTATTGCCATCATTTTCCTCATTTGAATGAGAAGTTGTTTTATGAGATTTTTGGATACTCTCACAATTTTCATGATTCTTGATGCATAATATTCTACTAAGGCTCTTCAAAGTGGCATGATATTGCATATGAAGTAATCTAAACTCGAGTCATTTTAAAGGTCTTTGATGCCAAACGAATGGAAATGTTGGTTAGCAGTGACAGAGATTTAAGAACCATGTTGGCACTGCAGTTGCTGAATAACTCCAGAGATGGATCGGTAGATATCCGCATTCGGGGTGGTACTTCTACTGCTACTGGCTGGAGAATCGGTGGAATGTGTTGAGGAATGACTCAATTCCGAAATTCGAGCCTTGCGCGTTATGAAGCAATGATTTCTTTTAGCAAGAAGAATAAGATAATGGTTTTCGTGAAGAATTGTCCCGGAGTAGTGCTCGATGAATTGCTCTAGTCTCTTTAAATCGTCTTTGATACTGAGCTCTGAGAGCTCGTCTTCAATGCGGTCAATTTTTGCCTCCACGACATCCACAGtcaattcaaaatcacaaTCTGAGCAAATCCATTTGGAGTACATATTAAGGCAATCTGAGGGAAGCATGAGTCCACTTTCACAAGCCTCACATTTGAGAGCACTAACTTATGTGTGAAACTCGGTGGGATCTGAGCACCGGAGGCATTTGCATTGGAAATACCACTCGCTTTGAATTTTGCGTCTTCTTTTGTGATTTCCCAGAATTGAAGAAACGTAAGATATGGAGAGTTCTTCCCCTTTGGCAACATTTCTTCTGGCCCGGACAACGACGTTGAAGACTCCGACTGAAATGAGGAATTTGGATTGGCTTTGTATCAACATGTGTCATTCTTTTAAGGGTTTGTACAGATGCTTTCCGTACCTTTCTTTGGATCTGCTTCCAAGGTAAAAATTGTGTTACTTAGGCAACTATGGTTCATGAGAGCAAAAACGGGGAACAAAAGTCGACCTTGAACAAGAtgtttttctccttcattgGTTCCCGACGAAATCACTCTGGAATCAATTGTGGTGCTGGAATTGGAAGAACGATTTTCAAGTTACGTGAACTACCtcaatcaaatcatatttctCTCTTGCGGGGGCATTTTTGGGTCCTTAGTTCTTATACTAAGGTCTAcatcaaaatactttttcagtTAAAATGATGCCCTCTTACTCATGGCATTTCTCATTGTGATGTCCAAACCTgtgatgtaattgtaattgcaatcaCATTTCCAAGTAATTATATTTGTAATTCATcgtatttgaaattcaagttaTTGTAATTTTAGTTCATTTAGGTAGTTATTTGTTAATCTGTCTCATGGATCTACTCATAGGTTTGGCTGCCCCAACAACTCCTCGTAACTTGACCTTTTTATTTCTGTAAAACTAATCATGAGCAAAACCGAATTTCCAAGTCGAGCTTGTGAAGTGAAGAAAAAGCggtgaaaatcaaatttggagcCCTGTTATTGTAATTCAATTGCAATTCGAAACTAAttgtaattttgaatgaataacatttgaagactAAACACTTGTAATTGCGATTATTTACATTTATAACCGAGTAGTTGCTGCTATATACATTTAGAACCGAGTAATTGCTGCTATTTACATTTGAAGCctttgtcaaaaatgataGAAATGACATTTCAGAAGGAAATTGACCCACGTCTGTTAAAATCTAACAATTGGGCAAAACAGACACTGGATGGGAGCACAAGGATAAGACAAGATTGAAGCCATAGGTATGTCACTCATGTAATATTCCAATTGTCTCTTTCAAATTTCTCAAGGTCATTTAAACCATCAAGACCTtgttcatgagctttttctttctttgccCCAACCTAAAACTGAATGATAAGGCAACGCCCGAGACAGCGAGACCTTATTAGCCATTGAGAGTTTTCCTCATCCAATTATCCGAGAACCAAGACTTAAATTGAGTTTCGTGAAGCGTGCCGTGGAAAGTCCTGGTATTTTCCAGATTGAATTGTACCCTCAACCTAAAGCTTTCTTGTCGCTTGTTGTGAAAGCCAAGTTTCCTTAATATTAAGAGAGACATTTTGGCCTAACAGTGCCTAATGGTTTCAAGGTTGGCATCAAAAATGTTGCCCCAAAAATACAACTGATGGACCAACGGTTCTCAAAACGATCCAGTTTCAACTGAGGTCCTAGAATTATGcgttaaaaaaagaaaggttaCGAGTTATACTCATTTGGGAAAGAAATTAACCTTAATTGTTacgtatttttttcattttaaaagctttTCTGAACAAGGACTACACTTTGCCAAACAGAGCCTCTTCGTGCTTCAGAGGCTTgttaattgcaattttctaGATGAGAAAACTTGAATTACCTATGTGCCATGAAAATACCGAGTAGCTTGTGAAGTTGCTCGTCACTCTTCTCGTTTGCCATAAAGCACCTTCGCCTCAAAAAGTCGACCACAtctttttggaacattttccatTCTCCAAGTCCTCTTCGCTTCTCGACATGATCAGGCAATTGGAAAACAAACTCCCTCAGGAGCAACTCTTCGCTTTGGACCATGTCACGGGGACGATGTCGTGCACCTCCCTTGGGTTGATCATCATTGGATTTCTTAGTTCGCCCACTGAGTAACTCGGCGGCCTTTG from Tigriopus californicus strain San Diego chromosome 1, Tcal_SD_v2.1, whole genome shotgun sequence includes the following:
- the LOC131879499 gene encoding LOW QUALITY PROTEIN: uncharacterized protein LOC131879499 (The sequence of the model RefSeq protein was modified relative to this genomic sequence to represent the inferred CDS: substituted 1 base at 1 genomic stop codon) — protein: MEEPGVSSVKGRKAKNVMVTNGNETIPKEYVLSQSASLASLNKARSLSHDLYGSLENGYSDTLNVSEDISQRCFLCQTNDQSGDLFRCNWCRRVSVCSNHHFRVYHRVRSRCWPFHLAPKRKDSPPGKFHLRLTATRDIKKGEIIFIEASTLATPQPHSFPTCPVCLRRLRADAFTKCNSCSIPLCGSLVCANSSVHQIECRVLTENKINLSSLVNNFTRPHFIYSVIILLRMCALEQHAKAAELLSGRTKKSNDDQPKGGARHRPRDMVQSEELLLREFVFQLPDHVEKRRGLGEWKMFQKDVVDFLRRRCFMANEKSDEQLHKLLGIFMAHSTTIDSRVISSGTNEGEKHLVQGRLLFPVFALMNHSCLSNTIFTLEADPKKVGVFNVVVRARRNVAKGEELSISYVSSILGNHKRRRKIQSEWYFQCKCLRCSDPTEFHTXVSALKCEACESGLMLPSDCLNMYSKWICSDCDFELTVDVVEAKIDRIEDELSELSIKDDLKRLEQFIEHYSGTILHENHYLILLAKRNHCFITRKARISELSHSSTHSTDSPASSSRSTTPNADIYRSISGVIQQLQCQHGS